From one Alphaproteobacteria bacterium genomic stretch:
- a CDS encoding efflux RND transporter periplasmic adaptor subunit codes for MRFYVPLITCIAILGTLPAFAEETPVKDAKELRALVIAKREATISAGINGKIDKMDGDIGDRLKKGQVIVSFNNSSYLAEYNKSKADLQEAEKIHSATQQLRKSNAVSMIEITKAEAGLEKAKADLQLKRYYLDESVIHAPYDCRVTKRLTNAHEVVPVGTKLVSIVGDEALRIQALVPSSMYAQLKLKDKISITLDETKQSYVASISHIGAKVDPASQSIEIIADFDKYDPNVIVGMSGAAKIN; via the coding sequence ATGCGCTTTTATGTTCCACTGATTACTTGTATAGCAATTTTAGGCACATTGCCTGCTTTTGCTGAAGAAACACCCGTCAAAGACGCTAAAGAGCTGCGTGCTCTTGTTATTGCCAAGCGTGAAGCTACCATTTCTGCAGGCATTAATGGTAAAATTGACAAAATGGATGGCGATATTGGTGATCGTCTTAAAAAAGGACAAGTGATTGTCAGTTTTAATAATAGTTCTTATCTTGCTGAATATAATAAATCTAAGGCAGATCTTCAAGAAGCTGAAAAAATACATTCAGCTACTCAACAATTGCGCAAAAGCAATGCAGTGAGCATGATTGAGATTACAAAAGCCGAAGCAGGTCTTGAAAAAGCAAAAGCTGATTTACAGTTAAAACGCTATTATTTGGACGAATCTGTCATTCATGCACCTTATGATTGTCGTGTTACGAAAAGATTAACAAATGCACATGAAGTTGTGCCCGTTGGTACAAAACTCGTTTCAATTGTTGGTGATGAGGCTTTACGCATTCAGGCTTTAGTGCCTTCCTCAATGTATGCCCAATTGAAATTAAAAGATAAAATTTCAATTACACTTGATGAAACAAAGCAATCATATGTGGCGTCTATTTCACATATTGGCGCAAAAGTTGATCCTGCCAGCCAATCAATTGAAATAATAGCTGATTTTGATAAATATGATCCAAATGTTATTGTGGGGATGAGTGGCGCTGCAAAAATTAACTAA